A region from the Candidatus Limnocylindria bacterium genome encodes:
- a CDS encoding pentapeptide repeat-containing protein, with the protein MSLPDNEPSQPDDERVVALHRVTLTAVDFRRARFDKFSLGGCLFDRCDFRGLKLDRRLAPLFVALPRSVFRSCRFDGADLHDALLGQSRFERCSFDDASIDGSQTETAEFVDCRFAGTLDDLTFYGAPSGPEAKRLDPPRRRNEFRGNDFRDAEFHDVAFVAGIDMALQRFPDDELHVRVEGFQRAVAKARTDIKNWYERDRVPALAMLATLDARWRDQDIVVARRWTPRIKAPDRVQARVWELLEHI; encoded by the coding sequence GTGTCCCTGCCGGACAACGAACCTAGTCAGCCCGACGACGAACGCGTCGTCGCGCTGCATCGCGTCACGCTCACCGCGGTCGACTTCCGCCGCGCGCGCTTCGACAAATTCTCGCTCGGCGGCTGCCTCTTCGATCGCTGCGACTTCCGTGGCCTGAAGCTCGACCGCCGCCTCGCGCCGCTGTTCGTCGCTCTCCCGCGCAGCGTCTTCCGCAGCTGCAGGTTCGATGGCGCGGACCTCCACGACGCGCTCCTTGGGCAGTCGCGCTTCGAGCGCTGCAGCTTCGACGACGCGAGCATCGACGGGAGCCAGACCGAGACTGCCGAATTCGTCGACTGCCGTTTCGCGGGTACGCTCGACGACCTCACGTTCTACGGCGCGCCATCTGGACCGGAAGCGAAGCGGCTCGATCCACCGCGCCGCCGCAACGAGTTCCGCGGGAACGATTTCCGTGACGCGGAGTTCCACGACGTCGCGTTCGTCGCCGGGATCGACATGGCCCTGCAGCGGTTCCCGGATGACGAGCTGCATGTCCGGGTCGAGGGCTTCCAACGCGCCGTAGCGAAAGCGCGGACCGATATCAAGAACTGGTACGAGCGCGACCGCGTGCCGGCGTTGGCCATGCTCGCGACCCTCGATGCCCGCTGGCGCGATCAGGACATCGTCGTCGCCCGCCGCTGGACCCCTCGCATCAAGGCGCCAGACCGCGTGCAGGCTCGCGTATGGGAGCTGCTCGAGCACATCTGA